The following are encoded together in the Pontibacter liquoris genome:
- a CDS encoding ZIP family metal transporter, producing the protein MVLAILVLFFAVVVSGLLVKVFPPAKSLWLKLALAFSGAYLFTITIIHLLPDVLQNSPNPQAVGYWVLAGFFLQLVLELFSQGVEHGHIHTHTHEHGRIGSMPFLLLGSLLVHSFLEGSILVQPASQHLGHAHQQQSSFYLVLLGVALHHIPAGFALMSVLLSRLENFRKAFLWLLLFALGSPLGILVSNLLLNEAPNGAVYTALTGLVAGNFLHISTTILFETSPEHHVNRNKLVATLLGLLLALGSNLL; encoded by the coding sequence ATGGTATTAGCCATACTTGTCTTGTTTTTTGCGGTGGTTGTGTCGGGGTTGCTGGTCAAGGTCTTTCCGCCGGCCAAGTCGCTGTGGCTGAAGCTGGCACTGGCTTTTAGCGGCGCCTACCTGTTCACCATCACCATCATTCACCTGCTGCCCGATGTGCTGCAGAACAGCCCCAACCCGCAGGCAGTAGGCTATTGGGTATTGGCAGGCTTTTTTCTGCAGCTGGTACTCGAGCTATTCTCGCAGGGCGTAGAGCATGGCCACATTCATACCCATACCCACGAACACGGCCGCATCGGCTCCATGCCTTTTCTGCTGCTGGGCTCACTGCTGGTGCATTCGTTTCTGGAAGGAAGCATTCTGGTGCAGCCGGCAAGCCAGCACCTGGGACATGCACACCAGCAGCAAAGCAGCTTTTACTTGGTACTGCTGGGAGTGGCGCTGCACCACATCCCGGCCGGTTTTGCGCTGATGTCGGTGTTGCTTTCGCGACTGGAGAACTTCCGGAAAGCGTTTTTATGGCTGCTGCTATTTGCGCTGGGCTCTCCGCTGGGTATTCTGGTTAGCAACCTGCTGCTGAACGAAGCTCCCAACGGCGCGGTGTACACCGCCCTGACGGGCCTGGTAGCGGGTAACTTCCTACATATTTCCACCACCATTCTTTTTGAAACCAGCCCCGAGCACCACGTGAACCGCAACAAACTGGTGGCTACCCTGCTGGGCCTGCTGCTGGCACTGGGCAGCAACCTGCTCTAA